CTTCTGGAACTCCAGATGAAGGAATTCCATATTTAGGGTCAAAGCCTGCGCCTGCGTTTGGATATAAAGCTGAAGCGCTTGAACTTTCAGCAGCAATTGTTGGAGAAACTCCAAAACCGCTAAACGAGGGAGGGGCAGGGTTTACATTTAATGGACTTTGCACTGGAAATGGAGCAATAATATTGGCACCGCCGGCATGCAAAAGTGTTTCTGCAATTTTAGTGGCAAGGGGATGTTCACTTTTATCTGGGCTTAGCGAAATTTCTTTAGGAAATTCATTTGGCAAAGCACTGAACAATTCGTTGGCTAAATTTTGCAGCTCATCAATGTTTGGTAAACCGTTGATGTTAGTATTTGTACTCATGATACTTTCCTATTTCGACATCTTCTAAAACAGCGATGGCATCATCAACCAAAATAGCTAAGGAACAATAAAGCGAAACCAGATAGGAAGCAATCGCTTTTTCATTAATTCCCATAAAACGAACCGATAATCCCGGAGACTGTTCGCCTTGTAATCCTGGCTGAATTAATCCAATTACACCCTGACGACTTTCGCCAGTTCGCAATAAAATGATTTTTGATTTTCCTTTATTGATTGGTAATTTATCTGATGGAATAAGCGGAATTCCTCTCCAGGTCAAAAACTGAGAGCCAAATAAAGAAATGGTCGGAGGCGGAACACCGCGACGTGTACATTCGCGGCCGAAAGCAGCAATTGCTAACGGGTGCAGCAAAAAGAAGCCCGGTTCTTTCCAAACTTTAGTAAGTAATTCATCCAGATCATCTGGAGTTGGCGCTCCGGTGCGTGTTTTTATAATTTGTGAAGGCGCAACATTACTTAATAAACCATAATCTTTATTGTTGATTAATTCGCTTTCCTGACGCTCTTTGATGGTTTCTATGGCCAGACGTAATTGTTCTGAGATTTGATTGTATGGCTTGCTGTACAAATCAGATACACGAGTATGAACTTCTACAATAGTCTGAACTGCTGCCAGATTATATTCTCTCGGATTTTCGATATAATCAACAAAAGTGTTTGGTAAAACTCTTTCGTCACGAGCAGAACAATCTACTTCGATATGACTGGCGTTTTTAACTTTGTTTAAGCGAAATACACCCGATTCTACTGGCGTCCAGTGCAAAAGATGTGTTAGCCAGCGAGGAGAAGTGGTTCCTATTTGGGGTACGGTACGTGTTGCAATTGCGAGCTGTCTTGCTGCAACATCGCCTAATGCGGTCTGTTGTTGTTTTGATTCTGCCATTTTTTGTATTTTTAATAAGTTTATAATTTATTTTTTGTTTGATTAAAGTTATTGATAATTTTAATCAAATAGCTCATCTACAGACAAATATCTTTCTCCAGTGTCATAATTAAAAGTCAGGATAACAGCATTCTCCGGAATATCTTTTAGCTTTTTAGAAATGGCAGCAAGTGCGGCTCCAGTCGAAATTCCGGCAAATATTCCTTCTTCTTTGGCTATTTTTTTGGTAAAATTGTAAGATTCGTTTTTATCCACAGTTAAAATCTGATCCACATATTCGCGATTAAAAACTTCCGGAATAAAACCAGCACCAATTCCCTGAAAAGGGTGAGGAGAGGGTAGACCGCCACTTAAAACTGGTGATAAAGCAGGCTCTACAGCATAAGTCTGTAAATTTGGAAAATGCTGTTTTAGTATTTTTGAAACTCCCGTAATATGTCCGCCGGTTCCAACTCCGGTAATGAGATAATCTATACCATCCGGGAAATCAGCTAAAATTTCTAAGGCCGTTGTTTTTTCGTGTATTTCAACATTTGCTTTATTGGTAAACTGAGATGGAAGAAACGAATTTTTGATTGTTGAAGCCAATTCTTTCGCTCTTTCTACTGCTCCGGAAGTTCCTTTCTCTCTTGGAGTTAGAACGAATTCGGCACCATAAGCATTTAAGATTCTTCGGCGTTCAATGCTCATCGACTCCGGCATTACCACAATTACTTTGTATCCTTTTACAGCTGCAACTAATGAAAGTCCGATTCCGGTATTTCCTGAAGTTGGTTCAATGATAATGGTTTCTTCATTAATAAGTCCTTTTCGTTCAGCATCTTCGATCATGGCCAAAGCAATTCGGTCTTTGATACTCGATCCCGGATTTGATTTTTCCAGTTTAATCCAAACTTCATGTGATTTGAAAAGTTTATTTAATCGAATGTGAGGAGTGTTTCCTATTGTTTCTAAAATGTTTTGATATTTCATGTGAGTTTTGATATTTTAAATAGAATAAAAAATGGGAGCCGGAAAAGGATTGTTATCTCTGATTTTAATTTCGTTTTTATGATATACAACAGAATTGGATGGAACAGTATAAGTTAGCCAGACATTTCCGCCAATTATAGAATCTTTTCCAACAGTAGTCTGACCACCAAGAATGGTACTGTTGGCATATATAATCACATTGTCTTCAATTGTTGGATGCCTTTTTACAAATGCTTCTTCTTTTTTTACACTCAATGCACCAAGCGTTACACCTTGATAAATTTGAACATTATTGCCAATAACTGTTGTTTCGCCAATTACAATTCCGGTGCCGTGATCGATTGCAAAATCATCTCCAATATGTGCTCCGGGATGAATTTCTATACTCGTTTTAATATGAGCATATTCTGAAATTGTTCTCGCAAGAAGCTTTAAATCCTGTTGCCATAGCTGATGTGAAAAACGATATACCGAAATAGCAAAAAAGCCAGGGTAAGAGTATAGTACTTCTTCCAGAGATTTTGCGGCCGGATCTTTAGTATAAATGGTCAGCGCATCATTTAATGCTTTTTTATGTAAATGTGGTATCGCACTAAAAAAGGTCTCTGTTTGTTGTTTTTGGTCGCTTTTTGGTGAAAAATCTAAAACTAATTCGTCAAATTGTTTTTCCAGTAGATTGAATTTATATTTAATGGTTTCTTCTGATTCAAATGATTTTGAGGTATTTGAAAACAAAATAATAAACAGATCATCAATGAACTGATGAATTAATTTCTTTTCAGGCAGTATTACTAAATCCTGATGCTGTCTTGCTATTTCTTTATAAAATGAACTCATAATCGATTATTTTAGATTAGAAAAGATTTATAACTTATTAATTCTCTTGTTTTTGTTACCACAGAAATGATTAAGCTTTTTCTTTTTTTATTTAATTATGCCACAACACAATGTGATACAAATAGCATCAGGTATTTTGAGAAAAAGCGAAACTGGATGTAAAAATGATTTGGCTTTTATTAAACTTAAACCAAGCCATAATAGATTAAGTGCGGGAACTAACAACAGCTGCACATATAACAAAAGCTGTTATAGGTGTATTTTTTAGGAAGAATGTAAGACGTTCTGGTTGCTATTGTTTTCAAAATGTAAGTTTTAAATATTAAACTCTACTAATTCTATAGACAAAGTTATATTTAAAAATGTAAAAACCAAATTAATCTTGATTTTTTTTTGAAAAAAGAAGTAGAGAGAAATGATTTGCCACGAATTGCACGAATTAACACGAATTAAATTTGTGAAAATTTGTGAATTTGTGGCAAAAAAAAAGAATTAGGAAGAGCTTTGTCAAAGTTAAGTAATGACAAACAAGATGTATAATTAATACATTTAAAAAACTTTGCGAACTTTGCGTAAACCTTTGCGCTCTTTGCAGTTAAACTACTTCCCAAAAAGTAAATAAGCAATAATCAACGTAACAATAACATTGAATAATTGTGCAATCAAGAAAGCATACAACGGCTTACGGCTGTTATTAGCAAGTAAATCTTTAAAATTAGTTTCTAAACCAATGCTGGTAAAAGCCAGTGCAAACCAAATTCCCTGTAAATTCTTCAAACTGTCTTTTACTGAATCTCGCGTTTCAGAACTAATGAAGAAAGAAAATAGGAGAGAAGCCAGAACGAAACCAATGACAAACTTTGGAAAACGTTCCCAAATAACACTTAAAGTAGGTTTTGATGCTACAGCTTCCGCCGACTTATTATGCGTATAAGTCCAATAAACGGAAATGGCAAAAGCCGCTAATCCTAATAAAACATTTTGGGAAAACTTGACAATCGTACTGATTTTTAAAGCGGTTTCGCCAACTAAACTTCCGGATGCCACAACTGCTCCAGAAGTGTCGATACTGCCACCTAACCATGCACCAGTGACTTCTTCGGGAAAGTTGAAATATTTTGCAATGATGGGCATAAAAATCATCATTGGAATTGCGGTTACCAAAACAATAGAAATTACATAAGATAGTTTTTTAGAATCGCCTTTAATTGCGCCCGAAGTTGCAATTGCTGCCGAAACACCACAAATAGAAACGGCACTGGAAATCATCATGGTTAATTCGTCGTCAACTTTTAATTTTCGGCAAAGCCAATAGGCAAAATACCAAACAGACAGAACCACAATTAATGCCTGAAATAATCCTAATGAACCGGCTTTGAGAATATCTGAAAAGATGACACTGGTTCCTAATAAGACCAATCCAATTTTTACAAAAACTTCAGTAGAAAGTGCAGAACGAAACCAATCGGGAATCTGAAAGAAATTTCCAATTATTAGGCCTATAATCAGACTGAAAATGACGGCTTCCAGATTGAGTGCTTTTATTTCTGAATTTCCCGCAATGACTAAGGCGATAACGGTTAAGAAATAAACGATAGGGAAAGTAAAAAGAAAATATTTTACCGATTTTCCAATTAAGAAAGCACCTAGTGTTCCAATAGAAATTAGATATAAAAATTGAAATAAGAGGATTTTCAGGTTCACGAAATCAAAAACTTTCGTTTTCAAATCGGTGCTGTCTGACCAGCTGAAAACGGGAACTTCCGGAAGAAAGATAAAAAGTGAAATACCGATGATTATGAATCCTAGAATTACTACGGTCCAATCTTCGTGAATATTAAATTGTTTGGTTTGAGTTGACATTAATTGAGTTTTAGATTAAACCGGTTTTTAAAACCTGTCGGGTTTGTATGTTGTTTAATTACAAATCGACAAAGTATTTTTGTTTTCCAAAATCGAATTCATAATAAGTCAGGTTAGGCCAAAGCGGTTTCACCAATCCTTTTTCCCAATTTTGAAGAGCGGTTTGTAATTCTTTTACTTTTTCCGGATTTTTTGCAGCAAGATCTATAGTTTCAGATTTGTCTTTTGCTAAATCATAAAGCCAGGTTTCATGCGTTTTGCCACTTACAATTAGTTTCCAATCACCACTTCTAATTGCTTTTGCATCGCCGGAGCGCCAGAATAATTCTTTGTGAGCTTCTTTATTGTTATTGACAACGTCGATAAGATTAACTCCATCATAAACGCGATCTTTTGGCAAGCCCGAACCTGTAACAGAAGCAATCGTACTAAAAATATCCAAAGTACTTACAGGCGTTTTGTATACAGTTTTTGGTTTTATTTTTCCCTTCCAGGAAATTGCAAACGGAACATTTATACCGCCTTCAAAATGCGAAAATTTACCGCCTTTTAATGGAGCATTTGTTGTTGCAAAAGTATAGTCGGCACCACCGTTGTCGCTTGCAAAAATGATTAGCGTATTTTCTTCTAAACCTTCTTTTTTAACTTTTGCTCTAATTCTTCCAATTGCGTCATCAAGTGCACTGATCATGGCATAATACACACGTTTGTTTTCGTCTTTTACATTCGGGAAACGATCGTAATATTTTTTGCGAACCTGAAATGGTGTGTGAGGTGCATTGAATGGAACATAAAGTAAAAAAGGTTTGTTTTTATTTTTGTCGATAAAAGCTTCTGCTTCTTCAGCAAATGTTTCGGTTAAATAAGTTTTATCATGAATAATAGTCGTATCCCGACGAATTTGCCCGATTCCAATGCGACCATTTCCCCAAATCATTTTATCGGTAAAATCTTTATGATGGTGGTTGATAATATCCGGATTATCATCTTCTGGAGTATAAAGCGAAAAGGCCTGATAAAAGCCATAATGATAATCGAAACCACGATCTAAAGGGAAAAATCCTTTGTTGTGACCCAAATGCCATTTCCCGATAATTGCTGTGCTGTAACCTTGTTTTTTGGCTAAATTGGCAAACGTAATTTCAGATTTTGGCAGACCCTGAGTAGCAATTGATGCTTCATTTGGGTATTTGATTTTATCATTCAGTCTCCAGCTATTGGTATTGATTAAATACTTAAAAGCATAATACTCCAGATTATTTTTTGGATATCGATCTCCGGGTTGATATTCATGTCCAAAACGTTCCTGATAACGTCCGGTAAGCAATCCGGCACGGGATGGTGAACAAATTGAAGCAGAAACATAACCATCGGTAAAAGTAACTCCGGATGCGGCCAAAGAATCAATTTGTGGTGTTGGAGTTGATTTTCCTCCATACAATGAAATATCATATTTGCCTAAATCATCGGCAAGGAGAATAATGATGTTTGGCTTTTTTTCTAAGATTGAAGAATCCTTTTGTGCCAGAAATGCAGCTTTTCCTTCAGCTAGTTTTTCATCTGGTTTTATTAAAGTTCCATCCGTGTTTATGGGCCAGAAAAGAAATACTGCTAAAAGAAAAAGTATAATTAAAAAAGGTATAACAATCTTAGTTACTTTTTTATAGTTTGCCATATTTTGGTACGTTGTTTTTTGAATTTTGGTTTTGTATTGAGAGTTTTTCAAATTTTCAGGTTTGTCATCCTGAGCGAAGTCGAAGGACCGCAAGAAGCTCTACAAAGATTGGGTTTTTATTACGGAGTTATTTGCGCGGGCTTCGACTTCGCTCAGCCTGAAAAGATTGTGGTAATCTTTATCAAAGTTTTAAACTTTGACAAAGATTTATTTAAAATTCGTGCGTTATTATTTAGAAGCCAAAGCCACATCAACCTCATTTTTTAAATTTTCAAAACCTTCTTTTTTAAGAATGATTTTTCCGTTTTGATAAAGTATCAAAGTTGGGAAAACTTTAATCGTTTTTAAATCGGCAATGATTTGTGTATTATCTTCTAAATCTATTTCTACAATTTTAAGATTTTTGCCATACTGCGTTTTGATGGTTTCTAAAACTGGTTTTATTTTTTTGCATGCCCCACAATAAATGGAACCAATATCGACTAAAACGGTACTATTTTCAGTAATGATTTTGTTGTATTCTGCCAGGGTTAATTTGCTTTTGGAGTTGGTAAAATATGGTTTTCCACCCCCAATCCAGTTTGCAATTCCGCCTTCTAAACTATATACTTCTTTGAAGCCTTTTTTTAATAAATCATCAGCGAGCCAGACACTTCTTCCTGCACCTATAGAATAGGTAAACACCGGTTTTGATTTATCTAAGGCAGCAATTCGTTTGGCATAATCTTTTGATTCCAGATTGAAATTTACAGCACCAATAATGTGATTCAGCGCAAACTCTTCGGGACCTCTGGCATCAATAATCTGTGGATTTTTTTGGCTTTGGATTTTTGTATAAAATGAATCTAAATTGACTGTATTTTCGCTTTTATTTTGCGAAAAAACAGCAATTGTAAATAGAAATACAATTACTGTTATACTATTTTTTAAAACTTTATTTTTCATAATCGTTTTTAAGATTAAACTTGTTCTAATATTGGGGTATGAGTATCTTCGGCAACAACTGTTTTTACTTTAAGCGGAAGTGACAATACACCATCTGCAAGAGGGCTTCCTTCTTTTTTAGATTTGAATATTGGCCATAAAAACTGTGCGTACCATTCTTCTTGTTTGTATGATTTTGTTCCGTAAGATTCCGGGAATTTACGTGTGATTAATCCGGTTCCGAAAATGACATCCCAAATGAAAAACATGTTTCCGAAATTACCTTTAAAGTGTCCAACACCATCTCCGCTTGTATCTGCATGATGTGCGTGATGTGTTGCCGGAGTTGAAATTAGACGTTCTAAAACCCATGCAATTGGATGCAAAACTTTGTATTTGTAAAAAGGTTTGTCCCACGCGATACTTGAGTGTGCACCCAATGTGATGAAACTTTTAATTACCAAAACAAATAAAGCTGGTAAACCTAACCCTAAATAGGTTAAAGTTGCTGTCAAATAAATTTGAGAAAAGAAAACCGTATAAATAAAGTTTTGTCTGGAAGCCATCGCCATTCCCATATATGGAGCCGAGTGATGTGTTCTGTGGAAACGCCATAAAAACGGAACTTGATGATGCAGTCTATGGTACCAATATTGCGTCAAATCATCGGCAATGGCAATCAGGAAAAATCCTCCCCAGAAAGGAACCCACGAAAGTGTGTTAGCTAAATCCGGAATTAGATATGGTAAAGCAGTCAAGCTGAAAAAAGCAATTACGGGAGGCAAAAGCAATTTTGGTGCTAGGAAACAAATAATATCAACTTTGCGTTCCTGACCTGTCCATTCGTCATCGTATAAACCTGCAGTAAATTCGATTACACCTAAAACCAGCATAAAAACAGTTAATCCCCAAGTGCGGATATGCTCAAAAGCGGGTTTTGAAAATTCTAAAAAAGCAGGTAATGAAATGTGCGATTCACTTACCAAATTATTGCTTAATTTAAAGTAAAGGAAAATTGCCACTACAGGCAAAGAATATATAAAAAGACTTATTAGTAAATCTCTTGTCAGTTTTTCTCTTTGAACTATTGCCATGATTTCTTATTTTAAAAATTGATTAATTAATGCTAAACCTCCCGCCAATATGACTAGAGGTACTAAAAAAACAATCGCGCCAACGATTATTTTTTTTCCTATAATTTCATAGTCTACTCGTTTCATGATTTCTTATGTTTATATTTTTTTATTGTGTGTTATTGATAATCAAAAAGTTATAAAGCGTAAATTTAAATTAAAAACTTTTAATTCTATAGAATTAGTAGTGTTTAAATTATTCTTTTTTTATAATTTATTGTGATTTTAGCGAATTCTAAATCAAAATGTGTTTTTGTGTTTTATAATGAAACCTACAAGGTTTTAGGAACCTTGCAGGTTTTGAGAATCAATATTAGTTAGTACTTCCGGCAGCAGTTGTACCCGCGCCTGGTTTTGTAACTTGTTTAATTAAATCCTGAACAGTTTTGGCTTTGTCGGCACCAGTATTGTGTATTTTTCTGGTTATTACATCCTGCCAGTCAATTAACGGATAAACGTTATTTTCTTTAGCTTGTTCATCAAACAGTTTTTTTAGTTCGGCTAGTTTTTCAGGATATTTTGCTGCCAAATTGTTACGCTCGTTAAAATCCTCGTTCAGGTTATATAATTCCCAAACATCAGTATCAAAATTGCTTGATGCAGGTGCCTGATTTTTTCCGCCAGATTTCACCGATGTAAACGGATTCGCATGTGCTGCTCCGGCTTTCCATCCATCTTTATAAATGGCTCTGTTTCCAAAGATGTAATAGTATTGAACTTTGTGCAATGATTCTGCTTTTGGATTATCAAGAGAAGCATACAAAGACGAACCCTGAATAATATCCTGTTTAATACCTTTGATATATTCCGGTGCTTTAACTCCTACAATGTCTAAAGTTGTTGGAAGCAAATCGGTAACATGGCTGTATTGATTTCTGATGCCACCTTTGTCTTTAATTCCGTTTGGATAAAAAACAATTAATGGATTATGAGTTCCACCTTCAGATTGTGCATCTTGTTTCCAGTTTTTGAACGGAACATTTGTTGCTTGAGCCCATCCTAAAGGATAATTTGTGTTTAGACCTTTTGGAGTTCCAATTTCGTCAATATTTGCTAAGTTTTTCTTTAGATTTTCCTCTTCAGATACTCCTTGAGAAAACAAACTTTGGTTGATTGTTCCTTCGGTAGTTCCTTCTTTACTTGCTCCATTATCGCCAATAGCTACAAAAATTAAAGTGTTGTCCAGTTGTCCGCTTTCTTTTAGATAATTCACAACTCTTCCTACTTCATAATCTGTATACGTTAGGAATCCAGCGTAAACTTCCATAAATCTAGCATAAACTTTCTTTTGATCTGGAGATAGTTTTTTCCAATCTGTGATTAATGGATTACGTTCTGGTAATACTGCGTTTGCTGGAATTACGCCCAATTTCTTTTGGTTTGCGATTACTTCTTCGCGGTAAGCGTCCCAGCCTTTATCAAATTTTCCTCTGTAAGGATCGCTCCATTTTGTAGCAACCTGATGAGGTGCGTGTGCTGCGCCTGGTGCATAGTACAAGAAAAATGGTTTTCCCGGAGCCGCTTTTTGTTGTTTTTGGATATAGCTTATTGCTTTATCTGTAATTAATTCACTTAAGTGGCGCCCGTCAGGCGTAACGTGAACTTGATCTTCAACTAAATCAGGATTGTACTGATCGGTTTGAGAACCTAAGAATCCGTAGAAATGATCAAAACCTTTTCCGGTTGGCCATCTGTCGAATGGTCCTGCATCTGTAGCATCTTCATCTGGCGTTACACCATATTTTCCAACTGCAAAAGTGTTATAACCGTTTTCACGTAAAATCTCTGCAATTGTTCCTTTATCAGAAGGAATTCTTCCGTCCCAACCAGGGAAACCAGCTGATAAAATCGTGTGTGAAAATCCGCTAACGTGTACTCTTCCTGAATTTCTTCCAGTCAGTAAAGCCGCACGAGTTGGCGCGCAAATAGCCGTTGTGTGAAAGTTAGTATAACGTAAACCATTATTGGCTAACTGATCAAAAGTTGGTGTGCTGATCAAACCTCCAAAAGCACTTGAAGCTCCGAATCCGACGTCGTCTAATAAGATCCAAATTACGTTTGGTGCGCCTTTAGGAGCTTTTACCGGTTCTGGCCAATATTCTTTAGAATCGGCTAAAGTTTTTCCGATAACACCTTTAAATTCTTCTGGTTTATCTTGTGCTATTCCTAATTGTGCAACTAAGAGCGCCGTAATCAAAAGCCCTTTTTTAGGACTTTTGATTAAACTGTTGTATTTAAAATTTTTCATAGTTTTTATTTTTACTTGTTTGCTTTGGTTAATAGTTCTTGAGCAGATTTTCCTTCTGTAGCTGGTGTTTGGTGTATTTTTCTCTGATATACATCTGACCAGTCTATTAAAGGATATAAGTTGTTTTTCCTGGCTTGCTGGTCAAATAGTTTTTTTAATTCGGCCAGTTTTTCAGGATATTTTTTAGCCAAATCTTTTTGTTCATTAAAATCTTCATTGATGTTGTACAATTCCCAAACATCTTTGTCAAAATCAGCATTTAATAAACCTGCTTTTTTGGGATCACTTAAAGCTTCTTTAGCTTCAATTGAATTTGGATGATGCGCCGCAGCCGCTTTCCATCCATCACTATAAATTGCTCGGGCTCCAAAAATGTAATAATGCTGTACTTTATGATTTGAAATTGCTTTTGCATCATTCAAAGAATTGTAGAAAGAATATCCCTGAATTGTATCTTGCTTAATTTCTCTGATAGATTCAGGTGCTTTAACTCCTAAAATATCCAGCGTTGTTGGTAAAATATCAATTACATGACTGTATTGGGTTCTAATTCCAGGCGTTTTAATTCCCTTTGGATAATAAACAATCAACGGATTATGAGTGCCGCCTTCTGAGTTTGCATCTTGTTTCCAGTCTTTAAAAGGAACATTTGTTGCCTGAGCCCAGCCCAAAGGATAATTGGTATAGGTTTCAGGTGTTCCAATTTCGCCAATTCGCTTTAAATTATTTTGAAAAACCGTTTCGTCTGTTTCTCCAACAACATAAGTTTGTCTGTTGACAGCACCTTGCAATGTTCCTTCTTTGCTTGCACCATTATCACCAATTAAAACAAATACAACTGTATTTTCCAGTTGATTGATTTCTTTTAAATAATTAACCAATCTTCCAATTTCATAATCCGTGTAGGTAAGATATCCGGCATATACTTCCATAAATTTGGCATATACTTTTTTCTGATCCGGTGTTAATTTTTTCCAGTCTGCAATAAGCGGATTACGTTCCGGCAATACAGCATTCGAAGGAATAACTCCTAATTTTTTCTGATTGGCAATGGTTTTTTCGCGGTAAGCGTCCCAGCCATCATCAAATTTTCCTTTATACGGATCGCTCCATTTTTGGGCAACCTGATGAGGTGCATGAACAGCTGCCGGAGAATAATATAAAAAGAATGGTTTTCCCGGCGCGGCTTTTTGCTGTCTGGCAATATAGCTGATTGCTTTATTTGTAATTTGCTCGCTCAAATGGCGTCCGTCAGGAGTGACGTGTGCTTGATCTTCAATTAGATCGGGTTTATACTGATCCGTTGCTGAGCCCAGGAAACCAAAGAAATGTTCAAATCCTTTTCCGGTTGGCCAGCGGTCAAAAGGTCCGGCATCTGTAGCTTCTTCATCTGGCGTTATACCATATTTACCTACGCCAAAAGTGTTATAACCTTTATCACGTAAAATCTCGGCAACAGTTCCGTTTTTTGAAGGCAGTCTTCCGTCCCAACCAGGAAATCCAGCAGACATAATCGTATGTGAAAATCCTCCAACATGAACTTTATGAGAATTACTTCCCGTTAATAAAGCAGAGCGGGTAGGAGCACAAATTGCGGTTGTATGAAAATTGGTATAGCGTAATCCGTTATTGGCAAGACTCTCTAAAACCGGAGTTTGGATCAAACCTCCAAAAGCACTTGAAGCTCCGTAACCTACGTCATCTAAAATAATCCAGACGACATTTGGAGCGCCTTTTGGAGCCGTAACGGGTTCTGGCCAATATTCTTTAGAATCGGCCAAAGTTTTACCAATTACACCTTTAAATTCTTCTGGTTTAGTCTGTGCAAAACCCAATTGTGCAAGTAAAATTGCGCTAATCAAAAGCCCTTTTTTAGGACTTTTGACTGATAAGCTAGTTTTATATTTTTTCATAATTTATTGGTTTATTTGTGATTGGTTATTAATATCCAGGATTCTGAGGCAGACCTACAGGATCAATGTTTCTTTCACTTTGAGGAATTGGATACAGATTATTTCTTTCTGAAACTGAGTTTTTAGCCGTTACTTTTTTCACTTCAGTAACTAAAGTTCCCCAACGAACCAGATCAAACCATCTTTGTCCTTCCTGAACAAACTCTTTTTTTCGTTCTTCCTGAATTGCAGCTCTAAAAGTAGTTTGAGTTAATCCAGTTAAATCAATCGTTGCATCTGGCGTTGTAATTGGTTTTGCAAAAGCTCTTCTTCTAACCTG
The sequence above is drawn from the Flavobacterium sp. N2038 genome and encodes:
- a CDS encoding arylsulfatase, coding for MKNFKYNSLIKSPKKGLLITALLVAQLGIAQDKPEEFKGVIGKTLADSKEYWPEPVKAPKGAPNVIWILLDDVGFGASSAFGGLISTPTFDQLANNGLRYTNFHTTAICAPTRAALLTGRNSGRVHVSGFSHTILSAGFPGWDGRIPSDKGTIAEILRENGYNTFAVGKYGVTPDEDATDAGPFDRWPTGKGFDHFYGFLGSQTDQYNPDLVEDQVHVTPDGRHLSELITDKAISYIQKQQKAAPGKPFFLYYAPGAAHAPHQVATKWSDPYRGKFDKGWDAYREEVIANQKKLGVIPANAVLPERNPLITDWKKLSPDQKKVYARFMEVYAGFLTYTDYEVGRVVNYLKESGQLDNTLIFVAIGDNGASKEGTTEGTINQSLFSQGVSEEENLKKNLANIDEIGTPKGLNTNYPLGWAQATNVPFKNWKQDAQSEGGTHNPLIVFYPNGIKDKGGIRNQYSHVTDLLPTTLDIVGVKAPEYIKGIKQDIIQGSSLYASLDNPKAESLHKVQYYYIFGNRAIYKDGWKAGAAHANPFTSVKSGGKNQAPASSNFDTDVWELYNLNEDFNERNNLAAKYPEKLAELKKLFDEQAKENNVYPLIDWQDVITRKIHNTGADKAKTVQDLIKQVTKPGAGTTAAGSTN
- a CDS encoding arylsulfatase, yielding MKKYKTSLSVKSPKKGLLISAILLAQLGFAQTKPEEFKGVIGKTLADSKEYWPEPVTAPKGAPNVVWIILDDVGYGASSAFGGLIQTPVLESLANNGLRYTNFHTTAICAPTRSALLTGSNSHKVHVGGFSHTIMSAGFPGWDGRLPSKNGTVAEILRDKGYNTFGVGKYGITPDEEATDAGPFDRWPTGKGFEHFFGFLGSATDQYKPDLIEDQAHVTPDGRHLSEQITNKAISYIARQQKAAPGKPFFLYYSPAAVHAPHQVAQKWSDPYKGKFDDGWDAYREKTIANQKKLGVIPSNAVLPERNPLIADWKKLTPDQKKVYAKFMEVYAGYLTYTDYEIGRLVNYLKEINQLENTVVFVLIGDNGASKEGTLQGAVNRQTYVVGETDETVFQNNLKRIGEIGTPETYTNYPLGWAQATNVPFKDWKQDANSEGGTHNPLIVYYPKGIKTPGIRTQYSHVIDILPTTLDILGVKAPESIREIKQDTIQGYSFYNSLNDAKAISNHKVQHYYIFGARAIYSDGWKAAAAHHPNSIEAKEALSDPKKAGLLNADFDKDVWELYNINEDFNEQKDLAKKYPEKLAELKKLFDQQARKNNLYPLIDWSDVYQRKIHQTPATEGKSAQELLTKANK